One segment of Panicum virgatum strain AP13 chromosome 3K, P.virgatum_v5, whole genome shotgun sequence DNA contains the following:
- the LOC120698583 gene encoding embryogenesis-associated protein EMB8-like isoform X1 codes for MEAAAVSIDGESAGELLLRAAALVPWTRYALAALALAAVLLYRFLELHFLGDLLRGLRGGRVALTFHPESQVYHRVASKCRSLHGRYLATPWLASPHLQTLFLSISGRPPSFTYRRQLYTVRDGGTIALDWLLASDLEAADADSCDESSSKDDSTPLLVVIPGLTSDSSAAYVKHLVFSMASKGWNVVVSNHRGLGGISITSDCFYNAGWTEDMREVVNFLHQEYPEAPLFAVGTSIGANIVVKYLGEEGESTPVAGAASICSPWDLLVTNRFISRKLVQRCYDRALAIGLKGYAKLHQPVLARLANWEAITSSSSIREFDRHATCVVAKYETVDTFYRKCSSANYIGNVSVPLLCISALDDPLCTREAIPWDECRANKNIVLATTPNGGHLAFFEGLTARRLWWVRPVSEFLCALHDSSYMHRQKAQEHGLHSSLESSIDKSPYVNFMEDGMVAAVTNEGPDNIDSLDNQIVGEIELSDGMVAIQQNEHNGEIQNENYSGMGDKNNSEGNVTSVQGHEGNHRQREGPYANNIGDAIVPVRRSINKLTRSQGKSVWLLAYIAVVTSWPLLGTLGFFLFRKRFSNSLLAKKLKKL; via the exons ATGGAGGCTGCCGCGGTCTCCATCGACGGGGAGTCGGCGGGCGAGCTGCTcctccgcgcggcggcgctggtgccgTGGACGCGCTACGCGCTCgcggccctcgccctcgccgcagTGCTCCTGTACCGGTTCCTGGAGCTCCACTTCCTCGGGGACCTCCTccgcggcctccgcggcggccgcgtcgcGCTCACCTTCCACCCCGAGTCTCAGGTGTACCACCGGGTCGCCTCCAAGTGCCGCTCGCTCCACGGCAG GTACCTCGCGACGCCGTGGCTGGCGAGTCCTCATCTGCAGACGTTGTTCCTGAGCATCTCCGGCAGACCGCCGTCGTTCACCTATCGGAG GCAGCTGTACACTGTTCGTGATGGTGGAACCATTGCCTTGGATTGGTTGCTAGCCTCTGATCTTGAAG CTGCAGATGCTGATTCTTGTGATGAATCCAGTAGTAAGGATGATTCAACGCCACTTCTTGTTGTGATACCTGGATTAACTAGTGATTCTAGTGCTGCT TATGTCAAGCATTTGGTCTTTTCTATGGCAAGCAAAGGATGGAACGTTGTTGTAAGCAATCATAGGGGTCTGGGTGGCATCTCCATAACA TCTGATTGCTTCTATAATGCTGGATGGACGGAAGATATGCGCGAAGTTGTTAATTTTCTTCATCAGGAGTATCCAGAGGCTCCACTATTCGCTGTTGGGACAAGCATAGGTGCCAATATTGTG GTCAAGTACCTTGGAGAAGAAGGTGAAAGCACCCCTGTTGCTGGTGCTGCATCTATTTGCTCACCCTGGGATCTGCTG GTGACCAACAGATTTATTTCACGCAAGCTTGTGCAGCGATGTTATGACAGAGCCCTTGCAATTGGCCTCAAGGGATATGCAAAACT ACACCAACCTGTCTTGGCACGACTTGCAAACTGGGAAGCTATTACCTCG TCAAGCTCTATCCGGGAATTTGACCGTCATGCCACTTGTGTCGTTGCAAAATATGAG ACAGTGGACACATTCTACCGCAAGTGCAGTAGTGCAAACTATATTGGCAATGTGTCAGTTCCCTTGCTTTGTATTAGTGCTTTAGATGACCCACTCTGCACAAGGGAGGCCATTCCCTGGGATGAATGCAG GGCAAACAAAAACATTGTATTGGCAACTACTCCTAATGGTGGACATCTTGCTTTCTTTGAAGGCCTAACTGCTAGAAGACTatg GTGGGTACGGCCTGTTTCCGAGTTCCTCTGTGCTCTACATGATAGCTCCTATATGCATCGGCAAAAG GCACAAGAACATGGTTTGCACTCTTCATTGGAATCATCAATTGACAAGAGTCCATATGTGAATTTCATGGAAGACGGAATGGTAGCTGCCGTAACTAATGAAGGTCCTGACAACATTGACTCCTTGGATAACCAGATTGTTGGTGAGATTGAACTCAGTGATGGCATGGTTGccatacaacagaatgaacacaaTGGAGAAATACAGAATGAGAATTACAGTGGGATGGGTGATAAAAACAATTCAGAAGGGAATGTGACATCTGTTCAAGGCCATGAAGGAAATCATAGACAGAGAGAAGGGCCATATGCAAATAATATAGGTGATGCCATTGTCCCTGTTAGGAGATCCATAAACAAGCTCACCCGGTCGCAGGGGAAGTCGGTCTGGTTGCTTGCTTACATTGCTGTTGTAACGTCTTGGCCGTTGCTTGGAACCCTAGGTTTTTTCCTTTTTAGGAAACGGTTTAGCAATTCTCTGTTAGCTAAGAAGCTGAAGAAACTGTAA
- the LOC120698583 gene encoding embryogenesis-associated protein EMB8-like isoform X2 translates to MEAAAVSIDGESAGELLLRAAALVPWTRYALAALALAAVLLYRFLELHFLGDLLRGLRGGRVALTFHPESQVYHRVASKCRSLHGRYLATPWLASPHLQTLFLSISGRPPSFTYRRQLYTVRDGGTIALDWLLASDLEDADSCDESSSKDDSTPLLVVIPGLTSDSSAAYVKHLVFSMASKGWNVVVSNHRGLGGISITSDCFYNAGWTEDMREVVNFLHQEYPEAPLFAVGTSIGANIVVKYLGEEGESTPVAGAASICSPWDLLVTNRFISRKLVQRCYDRALAIGLKGYAKLHQPVLARLANWEAITSSSSIREFDRHATCVVAKYETVDTFYRKCSSANYIGNVSVPLLCISALDDPLCTREAIPWDECRANKNIVLATTPNGGHLAFFEGLTARRLWWVRPVSEFLCALHDSSYMHRQKAQEHGLHSSLESSIDKSPYVNFMEDGMVAAVTNEGPDNIDSLDNQIVGEIELSDGMVAIQQNEHNGEIQNENYSGMGDKNNSEGNVTSVQGHEGNHRQREGPYANNIGDAIVPVRRSINKLTRSQGKSVWLLAYIAVVTSWPLLGTLGFFLFRKRFSNSLLAKKLKKL, encoded by the exons ATGGAGGCTGCCGCGGTCTCCATCGACGGGGAGTCGGCGGGCGAGCTGCTcctccgcgcggcggcgctggtgccgTGGACGCGCTACGCGCTCgcggccctcgccctcgccgcagTGCTCCTGTACCGGTTCCTGGAGCTCCACTTCCTCGGGGACCTCCTccgcggcctccgcggcggccgcgtcgcGCTCACCTTCCACCCCGAGTCTCAGGTGTACCACCGGGTCGCCTCCAAGTGCCGCTCGCTCCACGGCAG GTACCTCGCGACGCCGTGGCTGGCGAGTCCTCATCTGCAGACGTTGTTCCTGAGCATCTCCGGCAGACCGCCGTCGTTCACCTATCGGAG GCAGCTGTACACTGTTCGTGATGGTGGAACCATTGCCTTGGATTGGTTGCTAGCCTCTGATCTTGAAG ATGCTGATTCTTGTGATGAATCCAGTAGTAAGGATGATTCAACGCCACTTCTTGTTGTGATACCTGGATTAACTAGTGATTCTAGTGCTGCT TATGTCAAGCATTTGGTCTTTTCTATGGCAAGCAAAGGATGGAACGTTGTTGTAAGCAATCATAGGGGTCTGGGTGGCATCTCCATAACA TCTGATTGCTTCTATAATGCTGGATGGACGGAAGATATGCGCGAAGTTGTTAATTTTCTTCATCAGGAGTATCCAGAGGCTCCACTATTCGCTGTTGGGACAAGCATAGGTGCCAATATTGTG GTCAAGTACCTTGGAGAAGAAGGTGAAAGCACCCCTGTTGCTGGTGCTGCATCTATTTGCTCACCCTGGGATCTGCTG GTGACCAACAGATTTATTTCACGCAAGCTTGTGCAGCGATGTTATGACAGAGCCCTTGCAATTGGCCTCAAGGGATATGCAAAACT ACACCAACCTGTCTTGGCACGACTTGCAAACTGGGAAGCTATTACCTCG TCAAGCTCTATCCGGGAATTTGACCGTCATGCCACTTGTGTCGTTGCAAAATATGAG ACAGTGGACACATTCTACCGCAAGTGCAGTAGTGCAAACTATATTGGCAATGTGTCAGTTCCCTTGCTTTGTATTAGTGCTTTAGATGACCCACTCTGCACAAGGGAGGCCATTCCCTGGGATGAATGCAG GGCAAACAAAAACATTGTATTGGCAACTACTCCTAATGGTGGACATCTTGCTTTCTTTGAAGGCCTAACTGCTAGAAGACTatg GTGGGTACGGCCTGTTTCCGAGTTCCTCTGTGCTCTACATGATAGCTCCTATATGCATCGGCAAAAG GCACAAGAACATGGTTTGCACTCTTCATTGGAATCATCAATTGACAAGAGTCCATATGTGAATTTCATGGAAGACGGAATGGTAGCTGCCGTAACTAATGAAGGTCCTGACAACATTGACTCCTTGGATAACCAGATTGTTGGTGAGATTGAACTCAGTGATGGCATGGTTGccatacaacagaatgaacacaaTGGAGAAATACAGAATGAGAATTACAGTGGGATGGGTGATAAAAACAATTCAGAAGGGAATGTGACATCTGTTCAAGGCCATGAAGGAAATCATAGACAGAGAGAAGGGCCATATGCAAATAATATAGGTGATGCCATTGTCCCTGTTAGGAGATCCATAAACAAGCTCACCCGGTCGCAGGGGAAGTCGGTCTGGTTGCTTGCTTACATTGCTGTTGTAACGTCTTGGCCGTTGCTTGGAACCCTAGGTTTTTTCCTTTTTAGGAAACGGTTTAGCAATTCTCTGTTAGCTAAGAAGCTGAAGAAACTGTAA
- the LOC120698584 gene encoding transmembrane protein 18-like: MDPAADNLRAFVRAVDWTEPWLMSLMAFHVILLLTAVGFRRNANFQLLLLFLAYSGVYMAEKMNRYLGENWKSFASQNYFDRSGVFISVIWSGPLIFISIVSVVSSLIALCRLMVKWKRAELRHRAQLARDKQD; this comes from the exons ATGGACCCCGCCGCCGACAACCTGCGCGCCTTCGTCCGCGCCGTCGACTGGACG GAGCCATGGCTGATGTCCTTGATGGCATTCCATGTGATTCTGCTGCTCACGGCCGTCGGGTTCAGGAGGAACGCTAACTTTCAGCTGTTGCTGTTGTTCCTTGCTT ATTCAGGAGTGTATATGGCGGAAAAGATGAACAGATACCTGGGAGAGAACTGGAAGAGCTTTGCCAGTCAGAATTACTTTGACCGTTCTGGAGTTTTCATCTCTGTCATTTGGTCTGGGCCTCTTATTTTCATATCTATTGTCAGTGTG GTTAGCAGCCTCATTGCATTATGTCGGTTGATGGTGAAATGGAAGAGAGCAGAGCTTAGGCACCGGGCCCAACTTGCTCGCGACAAGCAGGACTGA
- the LOC120698585 gene encoding uncharacterized protein At5g49945-like, giving the protein MAAPSWIRLRPPRAALLILLLLAINLTFSFAANFEGFDSDDLPSAAGGLDADDDEEGLDGVDLPPPPPISLSTSAPSPPVTTTSAPNPNPATPTPPKPTPALDLWDEDEFEGIPVPEPISSEDSAAPAEAAPSDPSAETEAEATPAPKRTPAELLRSFSVEIACVSFLICFVLNYFTGKKQNENIALAWATKFATRDSIFDKNFSLLGTGDGKDTPLLLKEGQDVFKFYASGRRFCQGMLATMEMRARHDLLSKFVELVFPRKDTITFEVVMNEDAMDHVVLAVARKKAAKTMQKEERDLQRFANVLTSAPAGRKWVSDELAVVAESKEVAGDMITEAVLDQVLGEKAFEKFGKWFISFHFSDQLAGSYKKVLTFKFVLPDASNMSEMTRLVALVPYYIDLVGRYKLSSHARSKTDGARTKAAQEAFRELQSARQEALQRKKTEKKKLMEEAEAKLSAEALRKKEEKERARQMKKSGPKVKMLRS; this is encoded by the exons ATGGCGGCGCCGAGCTGGAtccggctccggccgccgcgggccgccctcCTCATCCTGCTGCTCCTCGCCATCAACCTCACCTTCTCCTTCGCCGCCAACTTCGAGGGCTTCGACTCCGACGACCTCCcctccgcggccggcggcctcgATGCTGACGATGACGAGGAGGGGCTCGACGGCGTCGACCTCCCGCCCCCACCGCCCATCTCCCTCTCCACCTCCGCGCCTTCTCCTCCCGTGACGACGACTTCGGCGCCGAACCCTAACCCCGCCACGCCCACGCCTCCGAAGCCGACCCCGGCGCTCGATCTCTGGGACGAGGACGAGTTCGAGGGCATCCCCGTGCCGGAACCGATCTCCTCCGAAgactccgccgcgccggccgaggCCGCCCCTTCAGATCCCTccgcggagacggaggccgagGCTACGCCGGCCCCGAAGAGGACCCCCGCGGAGCTCCTCCGCTCCTTTTCCGTCGAGATCGCCTGCGTCAGCTTCCTGATCTGCTTCGTGCTCAACTACTTCACGGGGAAGAAGCAGAACGAGAACATCGCTCTGGCCTGGGCCACTAAGTTCGCCACTAGGGACTCCATCTTCGACAAGAACTTCAGCCTCCTCGGCACCGGGGATGGCAAGGACACGCCGCTCCTGCTCAAGGAGGGCCAGGACGTGTTCAAGTTCTATGCCAGCGGGAGGCGCTTCTGCCAGGGCATGCTCGCTACCATGGAGAtgcgcgcgcggcacgacctgCTGTCAAAGTTCGTGGAGCTGGTGTTCCCAAGGAAGGACACCATCACGTTCGAGGTGGTGATGAACGAGGACGCCATGGACCATGTGGTTCTGGCCGTCGCCAGGAAGAAGGCGGCCAAGACGATGCAGAAAGAGGAGAGGGATCTGCAAAGGTTTGCCAACGTTCTCACTTCGGCACCCGCTGGGAGGAAGTGGGTGTCAGATGAGCTTGCTGTGGTTGCTGAGTCAAAGGAGGTTGCTGGGGATATGATCACTGAGGCTGTGCTTGACCAG GTCCTTGGTGAGAAGGCATTTGAGAAATTTGGAAAGTGGTTCATCTCGTTTCATTTTTCAGATCAATTGGCAGGATCCTACAAGAAGGTCCTCACGTTCAAGTTTGTACTGCCAGATGCAAGCAACATGTCTGAGATGACAAGATTGGTTGCTCTTGTACCATACTACATTGATCTGGTTGGACGTTATAAGCTCAGCTCGCAT GCTCGCTCGAAAACTGATGGAGCTAGAACAAAGGCTGCTCAGGAGGCCTTCAGGGAGCTTCAGAGTGCCAGGCAGGAGGCCCTGCAAAGGAAGAAGACCGAAAAGAAGAAACTTATGGAGGAGGCAGAAGCCAAGTTGAGCGCTGAGGCACTccgaaagaaagaagaaaaagaaagggctCGGCAGATGAAGAAGTCTGGTCCCAAAGTGAAAATGCTCCGTTCTTAA
- the LOC120698586 gene encoding bifunctional aspartate aminotransferase and glutamate/aspartate-prephenate aminotransferase-like has translation MVSFSSSSTPSFTVPTKTSPGTASVSFPRASESRKRGARMATVRAEAVDATISPRVSALRPSKTMAITDQATALRQAGVPVIGLAAGEPDFDTPTVIAEAGMNAIRDGATRYTPNAGTLELRKAICKKLQEENGLSYTPDQVLVSNGAKQCITQAVLAVCSPGDEVLIPAPYWVSYPEMARLAGATPVILPTSISDNYLLRPESLASVINENSRILILCSPSNPTGSVYPKELLEEIAAIVRKYPRLLVLSDEIYEHIIYQPAKHTSFASLPGMWERTLTVNGFSKAFAMTGWRLGYLAAPKHFVSACGKIQSQYTSGASSISQKAGLAALNLGYAGGEAVSTMVKAFQERRDYLVRSFGELSGVKISEPQGAFYLFIDFSSYYGSEVEGFGTIKDSESLCMFLLEKAQVALVPGDAFGDDKGVRISYAAAMSTLETAMGKIKEAMALLRPPVAV, from the exons ATggtctccttctcctcctcctccaccccgtcCTTCACCGTCCCCACCAAAACCTCCCCCGGCACCGCCTCCGTCTCATTCCCCAG GGCGAGTGAGTCGCGCAAGCGCGGGGCCAGGATGGCGACGGTGAGGGCGGAGGCGGTGGACGCGACCATCAGCCCGCGGGTGAGCGCGCTCCGCCCGTCCAAGACCATGGCCATCACCGACCAGGCCACCGCGCTGCGCCAGGCCGGCGTGCCCGTcatcggcctcgccgccggggaGCCCGACTTCGACACGCCGACCGTGATCGCCGAG GCTGGAATGAATGCTATCAGGGATGGTGCCACAAGATACACGCCCAATGCTGGGACTCTGGAGCTGAGGAAGGCTATCTGCAAAAAGCTTCAGG AGGAGAATGGATTATCCTACACCCCTGATCAGGTGCTAGTGAGCAATGGAGCCAAGCAGTGTATCACACAAGCTGTGCTTGCCGTATGCTCACCTGGTGATGAA GTTTTGATACCTGCTCCATATTGGGTCAGCTACCCTGAGATGGCCAGACTGGCTGGTGCAACGCCAGTTATTCTCCCTACAAGCATATCAGACAATTACCTGCTAAGGCCAGAGTCACTTGCCTCGGTGATCAATGAAAATTCAAGGATCTTGATTCTCTGCTCTCCATCTAATCCAACAGGGTCTGTTTATCCTAAGGAGTTGCTTGAGGAGATTGCTGCTATAGTCAGGAAGTATCCTAGGCTCCTG GTTTTATCTGATGAGATCTATGAGCATATCATCTATCAGCCTGCTAAACATACAAGCTTTGCTTCATTGCCTGGAATGTGGGAAAGAACATTAACTGTAAATGGCTTTTCTAAG GCTTTTGCTATGACCGGTTGGAGACTTGGATATTTAGCTGCCCCTAAACATTTCGTCTCAGCCTGTGGAAAGATCCAAAGCCAG TACACCTCTGGGGCCAGTAGTATATCACAGAAGGCAGGTCTTGCAGCTTTGAACCTGGGTTATGCCGGTGGCGAAGCAGTATCAACCATGGTCAAAGCATTCCAGGAGCGTCGTGATTACCTTGTAAGAAGCTTTGGGGAGCTGTCAGGAGTCAAGATATCAGAACCTCAG GGAGCCTTCTATTTGTTTATCGATTTCAGCTCCTACTATGGTTCTGAGGTGGAAGGTTTTGGCACTATCAAGGACTCTGAGTCCCTCTGCATGTTTCTGCTAGAAAAGGCACAG GTTGCACTTGTGCCTGGGGATGCATTTGGAGATGACAAGGGTGTTCGCATTTCATACGCTGCAGCTATGTCAACGCTGGAAACTGCAATGGGGAAGATAAAAGAAGCGATGGCTCTGCTCAGGCCCCCTGTTGCCGTTTAA
- the LOC120698587 gene encoding uncharacterized protein LOC120698587 produces the protein MSLACLVCHGMNSPSHSLRSYSVSSSEEESRCGAAVACLARRVAPAGTSNVGTSKVTPFPPMVTGQNAEGTPRLQRSRAVSRDLVRDWNFDEVILAN, from the coding sequence ATGAGTCTTGCTTGCCTTGTATGCCATGGCATGAACAGCCCCTCGCACTCTCTTAGAAGCTACTCAGTGTCGAGTTCAGAGGAGGAGAGCCGATGTGGAGCTGCTGTGGCCTGTTTAGCTCGAAGAGTAGCGCCAGCTGGAACTTCTAATGTTGGCACATCAAAGGTGACCCCTTTTCCACCCATGGTGACTGGTCAAAACGCAGAGGGCACTCCTCGCCTTCAACGCAGCCGTGCTGTGTCCAGGGACCTTGTTAGGGATTGGAACTTTGATGAAGTAATTCTCGCAAACTAA
- the LOC120701348 gene encoding cypmaclein-like — protein MGKVRLLLALSLVVVLLLVETTAPHGQAHAIDCVASCSYRCSKAGRPKMCLRACNTCCQRCGCVPPGTSGNEDVCPCYANMTTKHGKHKCP, from the exons atgGGCAAGGTCAGGCTGCTCTTGGCGCTCTCGCTGGTCGTCGTCCTGCTCCTCGTCGAG ACCACCGCTCCCCATGGACAGGCTCACGCCATCG ACTGCGTGGCGAGCTGCTCGTACCGGTGCAGCAAGGCCGGGCGCCCCAAGATGTGCCTGAGGGCGTGCAACACCTGCTGCCAGCGCTGCGGATGCGTCCCGCCGGGCACCTCCGGCAACGAGGACGTCTGCCCCTGCTACGCCAACATGACCACCAAGCACGGCAAGCACAAGTGCCCGTGA
- the LOC120698589 gene encoding uncharacterized protein LOC120698589, with product MLTTYFAQNMVDDFARGILYQDFPEFYTWHLNGKFWQRRVHEGRKQVGRIVSAHPAEGERYYLHVLLNHVVGAISYEHLKMVDGVVQPTFREAAERRGLIEEDNTLDNCLTEASMFQMPSSLRRLFATILVFCEPSDVFALWPKHLDAMLEDYQRNSPTPEIATQMVLIDIRNMLQSMGKDIKSFPLPVIDVAYDDANGIPREIFEEASVEVDINDVSLVDSLNPEQRNAYEEIIATVDSDQGGLFFVDAPGGTRKTFLYTTLLEILQSQNKLAVATATSGVATSIMPGGRMTHSRFKIPLTIENGSFCNFTKQSGTAKLLRQVSLIIWDEASMTKRQAVEALDNSLCDIMDQPEMPFGGKTVVFGGDFRQVLPVVRKGSRAQIIDASLRRSYLWGSMRHLKLVRNMRAQSDPWFADYLLRIGGGT from the coding sequence ATGCTTACAACatattttgctcaaaatatggTGGATGATTTTGCACGTGGGATATTGTATCAAGATTTTCCGGAGTTCTATACTTGGCACTTGAATGGTAAATTTTGGCAGCGAAGGGTACATGAGGGACGCAAGCAGGTTGGTAGAATTGTCTCTGCACACCCGGCTGAGGGGGAACGCTATTATCTTCACGTTCTACTTAACCATGTTGTTGGAGCTATCTCTTACGAGCATCTTAAAATGGTTGATGGTGTTGTACAACCTACATTCCGCGAGGCAGCCGAAAGAAGAGGTCTGATTGAAGAAGATAATACATTAGATAACTGCCTTACGGAAGCTTCTATGTTCCAAATGCCTTCTTCACTACGAAGGCTATTTGCAACCATTTTGGTGTTTTGTGAACCAAGCGATGTGTTTGCACTATGGCCGAAACACTTGGACGCAATGTTAGAGGACTATCAACGAAATAGTCCAACACCTGAAATAGCCACACAAATGGTACTTATTGATATTAGAAATATGTTGCAGTCGATGGGGAAGGACATTAAGTCATTTCCTCTTCCAGTGATTGACGTGGCGTATGATGATGCTAATGGCATTCCTCGTGAAATATTTGAGGAGGCAAGTGTCGAGGTGGATATCAATGATGTGTCATTGGTGGACTCACTTAACCCAGAACAAAGGAACGCCTACGAGGAGATCATTGCAACTGTTGATTCGGATCAAGGTGGACTCTTTTTTGTGGATGCTCCTGGCGGCACCAGAAAGACTTTCCTATATACAACTCTTCTAGAGATACTACAGAGTCAGAACAAACTTGCTGTGGCAACAGCAACGTCTGGTGTTGCAACATCAATAATGCCTGGTGGGAGAATGACTCACTCACGTTTCAAGATACCCCTTACCATTGAGAATGGAAGTTTTTGTAATTTCACAAAACAAAGTGGTACTGCGAAGCTTCTCCGTCAGGTGTCTCTTATTATTTGGGACGAGGCTTCCATGACGAAGAGGCAAGCTGTTGAAGCACTAGACAATAGTCTGTGCGATATAATGGATCAGCCTGAGATGCCTTTTGGGGGTAAGACAGTTGTGTTTGGTGGAGACTTTAGGCAGGTACTGCCGGTTGTTAGAAAGGGTTCAAGGGCTCAAATTATTGATGCTTCGCTGCGGAGATCATACCTTTGGGGTTCCATGCGACATCTTAAGCTGGTTCGCAATATGAGGGCACAAAGTGACCCTTGGTTCGCGGATTACTTATTGCGCATCGGTGGTGGAACATAA